A window of the Nitrosopumilus ureiphilus genome harbors these coding sequences:
- the gatB gene encoding Asp-tRNA(Asn)/Glu-tRNA(Gln) amidotransferase subunit GatB, whose amino-acid sequence MTMIGLEIHCQLTNLQSKLFCSCKANYREFEINENICPICIGLPGSLPRLNKEAVKKATIIAMALNCSTPEKIAFFRKNYFYPDLPKNFQITQLNIYGDTSVGGPGSIMVGDKKIRITRIQLEEDPGRLIYEGSSSKNQITLVDYNRAGTPLVEIVTEPDFETPKEVRDFLNILSDLLENLGVADPSLEGAMRADANVSIKGGKKVEIKNIGSFHDLEKAVHFEITRQESLSSRNIPIIQETRHWDDKRKITVSARSKEEELDYRYFLEGDIPWIKIDPQIQEQLKSEMPESISSKKERYVSKYNIPSQVADVLSSDKFYSDLFEESHTEKTAKEIANIITTDLMGLVDTREKRESSKLTATHLRELSESIQSGKISRSSSKNALYEIVKTGKELSTIISELDLGNVSDASELSGIIQQVISEEPQAVEQAKTNPQTINYLVGKVMQKTKGKADPALTLDLLKKQIDVP is encoded by the coding sequence ATGACCATGATTGGTTTAGAAATTCACTGCCAATTAACAAATTTACAAAGTAAGTTATTTTGTTCATGCAAGGCAAACTATAGGGAGTTTGAAATCAATGAAAACATTTGTCCTATTTGTATTGGATTGCCTGGAAGTTTACCCAGATTGAATAAAGAAGCTGTGAAAAAAGCTACAATCATTGCCATGGCACTAAATTGTTCTACTCCTGAAAAAATTGCTTTTTTTCGAAAAAATTATTTTTATCCTGATCTTCCAAAAAACTTCCAAATAACACAACTTAACATTTATGGAGATACTAGTGTTGGAGGTCCGGGTTCCATCATGGTTGGAGATAAAAAAATTAGAATTACAAGAATCCAATTAGAAGAGGATCCCGGTAGGCTGATTTACGAAGGAAGTTCATCAAAAAATCAAATCACTCTGGTAGATTACAATCGTGCAGGCACACCATTAGTCGAAATTGTCACTGAGCCTGATTTTGAGACTCCAAAAGAAGTACGAGATTTTCTAAATATTTTATCAGATTTACTAGAAAATTTGGGTGTTGCAGATCCTAGTTTAGAGGGTGCAATGAGGGCGGATGCTAATGTTTCAATTAAAGGAGGTAAAAAAGTTGAAATTAAAAATATTGGTTCTTTTCATGATTTAGAAAAAGCTGTGCATTTTGAAATAACTAGACAAGAGAGTTTGAGTTCTCGCAACATTCCCATAATTCAAGAAACACGTCATTGGGATGATAAGCGAAAAATTACTGTCTCCGCACGTTCTAAAGAAGAAGAACTTGATTATCGTTACTTTTTGGAAGGAGATATTCCCTGGATCAAGATTGATCCTCAAATTCAAGAACAATTAAAATCAGAAATGCCTGAAAGCATAAGCTCTAAAAAAGAAAGATACGTTTCCAAATACAACATTCCATCTCAAGTCGCAGATGTATTGTCATCTGATAAATTCTATTCGGATTTATTTGAAGAATCTCATACTGAAAAAACTGCTAAAGAAATTGCAAATATCATCACCACTGATTTAATGGGACTAGTTGACACGAGAGAGAAACGTGAATCATCAAAACTTACTGCAACTCATTTGAGAGAATTATCTGAGTCTATTCAATCTGGAAAAATTTCTAGAAGTTCTTCTAAAAATGCATTATATGAAATTGTAAAAACTGGAAAAGAACTATCCACAATTATTTCAGAATTAGATCTAGGAAATGTCTCTGATGCTTCAGAATTATCTGGAATTATACAACAAGTAATTTCTGAGGAGCCGCAGGCAGTGGAACAAGCAAAAACCAATCCTCAAACGATCAACTATTTGGTAGGAAAAGTTATGCAAAAAACAAAAGGAAAAGCAGACCCTGCGTTAACGTTGGATTTGTTGAAAAAACAAATTGATGTTCCATGA